The region ACCGAGTGCTTTTTCCCCAGAGGACTAACTGACTTTATGAGTTGTCTTGTCAATATATGCATAAACTGACTCCTTTTATTCCTCTTTCATGTCTAACTAGTTATATTTTTCTTAGTACTGGGAgcaaactgcatttttttttattggatttgTGCTCAACCCGTTGGCATTATAACTGTATAATATAATTTATCATTTGTACTATTGTAACATACTGTTCTTCTGTATACTTTATTATTCTGTGTAATGGGTTTTTGTAGAAAAAAGTTGTGGTATTTTAACGGCCTCTAAACGAGCAAACGCAGCTGGCCGCTCCCTGTTGGATGAGGACGAGGACAACTGTAACGGCATTGGTTCAAAAATAAAACGTCTTTCACTTCAGCTCTGtagcttttagtttttattttcttgatttTGGTGTTCCAAAAGTAAATCAGAATGAATCTGGAGCAAACACCaatgtttgagttttatttaaaaaacaaaatgaaaaaaggtaCAACTTTACAAAGCAGAATGTGTCTGAAATGACCACATCAACTCATTCATGGCTGCTGGACTGCAGTGCTTGGATTTACAACAATCCGCTGTAAGAGTGTCAAGTAACTGTTTGCTGCTCACCTTTATGATTTAAATGTAAGACCTAGATTAATTATAGCTTTCTAGATACCAGAAGATGCTTTTACAGCTTGGCTACTTAAAATCAGCTTCTACAGTAAAAAGTAGGTTAAAGCAAACCTTTCCAATGGTGGTTCTAATGGAAAGCCAGATCTAACTAAACATACAGCTTATTATGATAAAGGAGCTATTAGTAAATAACAGAGCATCTCACAATGTAACACCCGAAATCAGCAGCTAGTATTTAAAATCAGACCAATGAATGAATCTTTCCTCAAAGAAAGATGAACAATTAAAACcacattttctaatttttctGTTACAAACATACAAATGTAAGAGTTAACAAATAATTTAAGACCTAGTATGACAAATCAAAAAGGCCTAAATTTAAGACTTTTTCTGTTCTCTGTCCATACTGGACTGCTGGGAGCTCACTCAGGATGATAACTGATATGTAGCCCGGTTAGGTCTTATGTTATTTCGCATATGATTCCACCTCCGTTGACCAACCAGAACTGGCAGACTGGACGGTTGATGGGGTCGATGGTCCCGTGTCGTAGCCCATCTTTTTCATGTCTTTGGTCATTATGTGAAAGCAGACGGTAACAAAACCTTGAGATCGAACCCTTGtcactgaaacagaaaatcattttaaaacgtGCAAACATGATTTTGGCTGTATGATCATAAGCAGTTTATGGACACTGCTGTTTACTCTGATCTTTACTGCTGAACTGAAGCTGCGGAAAATGCAGGGAAACCAATAAACAGCTGTTTGGTACGTTAACGAAATGTAAGCATGACAGACCTTCTCGACCTTCCCCCTGTGCCACCACTTTAGGGTCGGTGTACTCCGGCCGCCATCCTAACAACCAACTgagcaggagaaaaaaaatctgaaaaaacaagttttatatAATGCcctgcaaaattattcacacccttctactttcacacattttgtcattCGAGAGCCATAAACTTTAAAGTATTTAGGTGTATTTGTATCCTGAGTCAACAGTTTGAAGAACCACCATTTGCTGCAGTTAAAACTGTACATCTAATGGTCTCTATTGGAGCTCTGGAGGCCTAGAGACTGAAACATTTGCCTATTTTATGCAAAATACTTCAAAATCACTAAGATATTTCACACCGTTGCAGGTTAGCCCGCAACCCTGTAAGGACAAGCTAGTATGTGTATTTGTTGTATTATTgtttggactttaactgggccattcatGAAAACCCTTTGATCTAAGCAATGATCGTAAACATTTCTGGCTGAATGTTTGGAGTCATTGTCCAGGTTAAAGGTGCTCCTTTTGTCCTCTACCTTTGAGAAATTATTCCCCCTGTATTCAGTTAGTTCTATCCTTGCTGAcataaagcatccccacagcatgatgctaccactgccatgtttcacagtgaggatggtgtgtttagggtgatgtgcagtattagtttttCTTCATATAAAATAGCATTTACAGGCCCTAATATTCAATTTGGACTATTTGCCAATTAGGTGACATCTGAAGAATATCTTTTTGcctcagattttatttaggggcatcagagtaaagtggTCTGGTTATAGCTGCatgcaacattttcttttagatttttctatttactgtttacaattatgcactactttgcttTGGTCTATCAGATAAATCCCAGCGGTGGGGAGACACAGCTCACTCTGTGAACCTTTGAAGCCTCcacgtgggctctggaacaaACATGGGGATGGTTCTTGTATGTCTGAGAAAAGGGAACAGACTGTTTTCATTATTTAGTCATTTTCTaaactgaaacaaatacaaagtttATACCTTAGGTTCCTTAAACATCAGCAACGTTAACATGCTTGAAGTAGGAGTAGGGTCGATGAAAGCTATACTCACTGTCCAGGTGTGAAGGGGATGTGTGTTGCTCCGTAACCCCTGACCACATCATTGCCAAAAACATCTGGTCCGTAGACACTCACCACAAGCTGAGGCCCTGGAAAATGTACAGAAAGTTACACCTCAGTAGTAGCAGGAATGCTCCTACCAGCGAGACCTTTAATGATCTAGTTGCTTGATTAGTGAATATGCAACCGGCTGAGCGGCCCCctcaaaaacagctttttatttgcCTTTGCTGACCGCAGGCTTGAGAATTCCTGTTTATAACTTGAAATAAACGTAACCCAGAATCTCATTGGTTATCTATGATGGAGGCTGAATTGTGAGAGCTCCTATTGAACTCTGGGGGAGGTGTGAGTGGTACATGGTGCTGGCCGGGATGTCCGGTATTCTGTCTTGATGCTCAAGGTTTGGTTTGGGTGCCTTCTGTCCCTCTTTGCGGTTGCTGTGGCGGCTCTGCTTCTTGGCTGTGGTCGGCCTGTGCTGGGTCGCAGGTGGACTGCTGTTGAGGGTCCTGGTGGCATGGGTGCACCTGGACTGGCTCTTTGGTGTTGATGTAGGGGATCTGGGTGCCTGTCCTGGTGTGATGTTTTGCCATTTCCTTCCCAACTGATTCTCCGGGGTCTCTGGGTTTCTGTTCTCCCCCTGTCACTGGGAGGTAAATGTGGGGATTGATTGGGGAGCCTGGTGGGATGGTTATATTGTTGGATTGCAGCACAGATGGATGAGGGGGGAGGGTCTGAATGCTGTCTGGCTGCTTGTTGTATATGGGCGTGAATGTGTACCTATGTTTGACCACCTCTCAAAGAATTGTGTtgtgacagacaaacagactatgaaaaaaagcagaagaccttgtgaagatgctggctgaagctacTATGAGAACGGATGAACTATGAGAATTATGAACAATGACAAGAATTATATACAAATATGGACTGAAAAGCCAATCAGCAAGCaaaaagccattactccaaaaacaacaaaatatgtcAGATTACAACTTTCAAATGCATGTGAGGACATATAGCATAATTTTTAGAAACATATCCTgtggtctgataaaactaaaatgtaagtgtttggacGTTATGGCCATCAATACATTTGAACAAAATAGAAGGAAACTTGCAATCTTGGGAGCGCTATCAGAAATGTTAAATACGGGTATATCAGTATCaggttgtatgttttttttttgttgcaaggGGGGTGGTATACCTCACAAAATAGAGGGCATCACTGGAAAACAACACCatttggaaatattgaagcagcgTCTCAAGACATGACCCAGGACGTTAAAGCCTGAGTGCAGAAAGGTCTTCCATACAATGACCCTAAAAATGCTGCCAAATTATTACCAAGTGGCAAAATCACAAGAGGCCATGTTTTTGAAGGGAACTTACAAGATGGCGCCTCACACGGCTATAGAAAATTTGTTGGATGAGCTGAAAGGTGCGTCACCAAGCAGaactaaaaacatgactgagttacaccagttctgataggaggaatgggccagaaTTCCAGTAGGACCAAAGACATACCAGCTTAAAAGgtaattctaccaaatactaaagAAATGTATGTTAGCTTCTAACTTTGAACTaattaacacataaatatggaaaaacgtaattattctggcatttaataTTTAGATATGATGTTGGTTATCttaaatgatattttaaaaaaaaagatttgttctcaaacagtgagaaaaaaagggTTATGTATCTTTTTACACAGTGTATGTAGATTTCTGGTTTTAATTTTATCTTTTGAGTTTTAGATTCAGTGAGGGGACGTTTTTTCTGTTATAAAATGTATACCCTATAATCCAAATCGCTTGAAAATAGTGcaaatatttcagaaataaaGAGGATGATGTCGGTAACTGCTAGAAATCATAAAGTTTAAGTGTGAAATGCTTACACCCAGAAGGATTTGTGCTCTTGAATGTTGTCTCCAAAGGAAAGTTCCATATTAACCTGTGAGACTGGATGCTTTTAGAGGCTATCTGTGTGATGCCTTCTTCCAAACcctaaaaaaccaaaacacacatATACAACACAACCCAATTTCTTCATGCATGCCTTATGCAAACTAGTCTGTCCTGTATGGTGTGTGGAGTTTTTCTGCTAGTCTTTCTAATGAGCAACAATTATAACATTAGATAAGAACATACTGCAAATGTTGCATCCG is a window of Girardinichthys multiradiatus isolate DD_20200921_A chromosome Y, DD_fGirMul_XY1, whole genome shotgun sequence DNA encoding:
- the LOC124864492 gene encoding B9 domain-containing protein 1-like isoform X4, which encodes METTVFLLTVNGQIEGANFPDYDNLYCKYCYVYGHDWAPTTGLEEGITQIASKSIQSHRLIWNFPLETTFKSTNPSGWPQLVVSVYGPDVFGNDVVRGYGATHIPFTPGQHTRTIPMFVPEPTWRLQSWLLGWRPEYTDPKVVAQGEGREVTRVRSQGFVTVCFHIMTKDMKKMGYDTGPSTPSTVQSASSGWSTEVESYAK
- the LOC124864492 gene encoding B9 domain-containing protein 1-like isoform X3 encodes the protein METTVFLLTVNGQIEGANFPDYDNLYCKYCYVYGHDWAPTTGLEEGITQIASKSIQSHRLIWNFPLETTFKSTNPSGWPQLVVSVYGPDVFGNDVVRGYGATHIPFTPGQHTRTIPMFVPEPTWRLQRFTDWLLGWRPEYTDPKVVAQGEGREVTRVRSQGFVTVCFHIMTKDMKKMGYDTGPSTPSTVQSASSGWSTEVESYAK
- the LOC124864492 gene encoding B9 domain-containing protein 1-like isoform X2, with product METTVFLLTVNGQIEGANFPDYDNLYCKYCYVYGHDWAPTTGLEEGITQIASKSIQSHRLIWNFPLETTFKSTNPSGWPQLVVSVYGPDVFGNDVVRGYGATHIPFTPGHLFPFLRHTRTIPMFVPEPTWRLQSWLLGWRPEYTDPKVVAQGEGREVTRVRSQGFVTVCFHIMTKDMKKMGYDTGPSTPSTVQSASSGWSTEVESYAK
- the LOC124864492 gene encoding B9 domain-containing protein 1-like isoform X1 is translated as METTVFLLTVNGQIEGANFPDYDNLYCKYCYVYGHDWAPTTGLEEGITQIASKSIQSHRLIWNFPLETTFKSTNPSGWPQLVVSVYGPDVFGNDVVRGYGATHIPFTPGHLFPFLRHTRTIPMFVPEPTWRLQRFTDWLLGWRPEYTDPKVVAQGEGREVTRVRSQGFVTVCFHIMTKDMKKMGYDTGPSTPSTVQSASSGWSTEVESYAK